The Salinirubellus salinus genome segment AGCTCATCATCGCGGTCAACAAGATGGACCTCGTCGACTACGACGAGAGCCGCTACAAGGAGACCGTCGAGGAGGTCACGAAGCTCCTGAAGCAGGTCCGCTTCAACACGGACGACGCGAGCTTCGTCCCCACCTCGGCCTTCGAGGGCGACAACGTCTCCGAGAAGTCCGAGAACACGTCGTGGTACGACGGCCCCACCCTGCTGCAGGCGCTCAACAACCTGCCGGAGCCGCAGCCGCCGACGGACGCGCCGCTGCGCCTCCCCATCCAGGACGTCTACACCATCTCCGGCATCGGTACGGTCCCGGTCGGCCGCATCGAGACCGGGACGATGAGCCCGGGCGACAACGTGTCGTTCCAGCCGTCGGACGTCGGTGGCGAGGTCAAGACCATCGAGATGCACCACGAGGAGGTCGACCACGCGGGTCCCGGTGACAACGTCGGGTTCAACGTCCGTGGCGTCGGCAAGGACGACATCCGCCGCGGTGACGTCTGTGGCCCGGCCGACGACCCGCCGAAGGTCGCCGAGACGTTCCAGGCCCAGATCGTCGTGATGCAGCACCCGTCGGTCATCACGGCCGGCTACACGCCGGTCTTCCACGCCCACACGGCGCAGGTCGCGTGTACCATCGAGTCCATCGACAAGAAACTGGACCCGGCCTCGGGTGAGGTCGCCGAGGAGAACCCGGACTTCATCCAGTCCGGCGACGCCGCGGTCGTCACCGTCCGCCCGCAGAAGCCGATCAGCCTGGAGCCGTCCTCCGAGATTCCGGAGCTCGGTTCCTTCGCCGTCCGCGACATGGGCCAGACCATCGCGGCCGGGAAGGTCCTGAGCGTCAACGAGCGATAAGATGCAACAGGCACGCGTCCGCCTCGCGGGGACCAGCCCGCAGGACCTGGATACGATCTGCGGCGACGTCCGCGACATCGCGGAGAAGACGGGCGTCCAGCTCAGCGGCCCGGTGCCGCTGCCCACGAAGCACCTCGAGGTGCCGACCCGCAAGTCCCCCGACGGTGAGGGGACCGCGACGTGGGAACACTGGGAGATGCGCGTCCACAAGCGTCTGATCGACATCGACGCCGACGAACGCGCGCTCCGCCAGCTGATGCGGATCCAGGTTCCCAACGACGTCTCCATCGAGATCGTCCTGGAAGATTAGTCGGGTCGGCCGACCGATCTCCGAGCGGGACTGGAAAACGCGGGGCTCCCGGACGCGCCTCTCACGCGCGGTCTTCGTGCGTGGTGCAAGACCGGAAGCTACAAACACGCGTCACTGTTACGACGCACTGCGGGCTCGTAGATCAGCGGCAGATCGCTTCCTTCGCAAGGAAGAGGCCCTGGGTTCAAATCCCAGCGAG includes the following:
- the tuf gene encoding translation elongation factor EF-1 subunit alpha; this encodes MADKPHQNLAVIGHVDHGKSTMVGRLLFETGSVPEHVIEQYREEAEEKGKGGFEFAYVMDNLAEERERGVTIDIAHQEFDTDEYYFTIVDCPGHRDFVKNMITGASQADNAVLVVAADDGVQPQTQEHVFLARTLGIDELIIAVNKMDLVDYDESRYKETVEEVTKLLKQVRFNTDDASFVPTSAFEGDNVSEKSENTSWYDGPTLLQALNNLPEPQPPTDAPLRLPIQDVYTISGIGTVPVGRIETGTMSPGDNVSFQPSDVGGEVKTIEMHHEEVDHAGPGDNVGFNVRGVGKDDIRRGDVCGPADDPPKVAETFQAQIVVMQHPSVITAGYTPVFHAHTAQVACTIESIDKKLDPASGEVAEENPDFIQSGDAAVVTVRPQKPISLEPSSEIPELGSFAVRDMGQTIAAGKVLSVNER
- the rpsJ gene encoding 30S ribosomal protein S10 codes for the protein MQQARVRLAGTSPQDLDTICGDVRDIAEKTGVQLSGPVPLPTKHLEVPTRKSPDGEGTATWEHWEMRVHKRLIDIDADERALRQLMRIQVPNDVSIEIVLED